Proteins encoded by one window of Astatotilapia calliptera chromosome 13, fAstCal1.2, whole genome shotgun sequence:
- the LOC113034590 gene encoding uncharacterized protein LOC113034590 isoform X1, with protein MRILSVAVFFAGLGLLLQEQKASEDAEKEAALFLQQGLEHFISQRCSKSWEEQDLSDSLSSRSTQFLRGLLTLGQLQQRSTLCTKAMSAEQVYHIVAMLSAQSVSQCVRRGEVSRQLEWVLLDAHFALLQRLTQQSECQAKTGIERQSLVAKRCQALTALICHTSITPCQELLDMQERTCHLAVVTTPRDSHALCLLGLAQLAQYDNNPNSERSKEAISDAFLSLQASIELELKTQIGEPPEQLTKQKWWQEKVEVKTKEAAKQSITQPAGVKETCDIKLAKRGVQQSRGGSRCVAVAVTKAPAPAPTRGGKAVRNPAKTPAARGSSGAAAKPDRVKLSGHNTKPQLPLNKSKQDSFSDTLRKAEVAVTDKIHESSLMNRRSHAARLGLARAYSRSSNTQDQAKQLYQEVIAMAPEIHDAYIELAQLLEPSDPQAALDVYCKFPLKPVAEQNFEDAFITGEIVRMLMSEEQYDHPQLGPSLIAYGKVMGLSCIENYIHILDGKSKTKLLKTVYAGIHNRQEDDEDLQNFFKFKCWI; from the exons GCTGCAgcaagag CTGGGAGGAGCAGGATCTATCGGACTCTCTGTCCAGCCGCAGCACACAGTTCCTACGTGGCCTTCTTACTCTGGGGCAACTGCAGCAGAGAAGCACATTATGCACAAAGGCCATGAGTGCTGAACAGGTCTATCATAT TGTGGCAATGCTGAGTGCCCAGAGTGTGAGTCAGTGTGTACGTCGTGGTGAGGTGAGCAGGCAGCTGGAGTGGGTGCTGCTGGATGCTCACTTTGCCCTGCTGCAGAGGCTGACCCAGCAGAGTGAATGCCAGGCTAAGACTGGCATTGAGAGGCAGTCTCTGGTGGCAAAAAGATGCCAGGCCCTCACAGCTCTAATATGTCACACCTCTATCACTCCCTGTCAGGAACTTCTTGACATGCAGGAAAGG ACGTGCCACCTTGCAGTAGTAACCACACCGCGTGACAGCCATGCCCTTTGTCTCTTGggtctggcacagctggctcaGTACGACAATAACCCAAATTCAGAAAGGTCAAAGGAAGCTATAAGTGATGCCTTTCTCAGCCTCCAGGCCAGCATTGAGCTGGAACTCAAGACTCAGATTGGAGAGCCACCTGAACAGCTGACCA AACAAAAGTGGTGGCAGGAAAAGGTGGAGGTTAAAACTAAGGAAGCTGCCAAGCAGTCCATCACCCAACCAGCTGGTGTAAAGGAGACTTGTGACATCAAATTGGCAAAAAGAGGAGTGCAGCAGAGCAGGGGAGGTTCTAGGTGTGTAGCAGTAGCTGTAACCAAAGCACCAGCTCCAGCTCCCACCAGGGGAGGGAAGGCTGTCCGGAATCCAGCCAAAACCCCTGCAGCCAG GGGGAGTTCTGGAGCAGCTGCCAAGCCAGATAGGGTGAAACTTTCTGGTCATAACACTAAACCTCAGCTCCCGCTCAACAAGTCTAAACAGGACAGTTTCTCTGATACTTTGAGGAAAGCTGAGG TTGCTGTGACAGACAAAATCCATGAGTCCAGTCTGATGAACCGCAGATCTCATGCAGCAAGACTGGGTCTGGCTCGAGCTTACTCGCGATCTTCAAACACCCAGGACCAAGCAAAACAGCTATACCAAGAGGTCATCGCAATGGCACCAGAG ATCCATGATGCCTACATCGAGCTTGCGCAGCTGCTGGAGCCATCCGACCCTCAGGCTGCTTTGGATGTATACTGCAAATTCCCTTTGAAGCCTGTGGCTGAGCAAAACTTCGAGGATGCCTTCATCACAGGAGAGATTGTGCGCATGCTGATGTCTGAGGAGCAGTACGACCACCCACAGCTTGGCCCCAGCCTCATAGCTTATGGCAAAGTCATGGGCCTAA GTTGCATAGAGAATTACATTCACATTTTGGATGGAAAGTCTAAGACCAAGCTGCTAAAGACCGTCTACGCGGGGATCCACAACAGACAAGAGGATGATGAGGATCTGCAGAACTTCTTCAAGTTCAAGTGCTGGATATGA
- the dnaaf10 gene encoding dynein axonemal assembly factor 10 — MSSPLSKPQIITHIQKSLNYTVFDSKWIPCSAKFVCLGNFPSGTGVIQIYEVHQGEAQLIKEVEKPKAIKCGTFGATSLQQRHIATGDFDGNLNIWNLETPDVPVYAVKAHKEIVNSIDGVGGLGIGDGAPEIVTGSRDGTVKVWDPRQKDSPVANMEPMEGETKRDCWTVAFGHAFNDQDRCVCAGYDNGDIKLFDLRNMSLRWETNIKNGVCCVEFDRKDINMNKLVATSLEGKFHVFDMRTQHPTKGFASVSEKAHKSTIWQVRHLPQNRDIFMTTGGAGNLHLWKYEYPAQRCKKDSDGVDVGVAGSVNLLQNVTLSTQPIASLDWSPDKQGLCVCSGFDQSVRVLIVTKLNIV; from the exons ATGTCATCGCCGCTGTCCAAGCCTCAGATTATTACGCATATTCAGAAGAGTTTGAACTATACGGTTTTTGACAGTAAATGGATTCCCTGCAGCGCGAAGTTTGTCTGTCTGGGAAACTTTCCTAGTGGAACCGGAGTGATTCAAATATATGAAGTTCACCAAGGCGAGGCTCAGCTCATAAAGGAG GTAGAGAAACCTAAAGCTATAAAATGTGGAACATTTGGGGCCACGTCTCTTCAGCAAAGACACATAGCAACAGGGGATTTTGATGGAAATCTCAATATATG GAATCTAGAGACCCCGGATGTGCCCGTATATGCTGTAAAGGCCCACAAAGAGATCGTGAATAGTATTGATGGTGTTGGTGGTCTGGGGATTGGTGATGGTGCGCCTGAGATCGTTACTGGAAGCAGAGATG GTACAGTCAAGGTGTGGGATCCCAGACAGAAGGATTCCCCTGTAGCCAACATGGAGCCAATGGAAGGAGAAACCAAGAGGGACTGCTGGACTGTTGCTTTTG gtcATGCCTTTAATGATCAGGACCgctgtgtttgtgctggatATGACAATGGTGACATCAAACTCTTCGATCTGCGGAATATGTCTCTACGGTGGGAAACGAACATTAAAAATGGG GTATGTTGTGTGGAGTTTGACAGGAAAGACATCAACATGAACAAGCTGGTGGCCACTTCACTGGAGGGAAAATTCCACGTTTTTGACATGAGGACCCAGCACCCTACCAAAGGCTTCGCCTCGGTTTCTGAAAAG GCTCATAAGTCGACCATTTGGCAGGTGAGACATTTGCCTCAGAACAGAGACATCTTTATGACCACAGGAGGAGCCGGCAACCTACATCTATGGAAATA TGAGTATCCTGCTCAGAGATGCAAGAAAGACTCTGATGGTGTTGACGTAGGTGTAGCTGGATCTGTCAACCTCTTACAGAATGTCACTCTGTCTACTCAGCCAATTGCCAGCCTGGACTGGAGCCCAGACAAGCagggcctgtgtgtgtgttcgggATTTGACCAGTCTGTCCGTGTACTTATTGTCACTAAACTCAACATAGTTTAA
- the LOC113034590 gene encoding uncharacterized protein LOC113034590 isoform X2: MLSAQSVSQCVRRGEVSRQLEWVLLDAHFALLQRLTQQSECQAKTGIERQSLVAKRCQALTALICHTSITPCQELLDMQERTCHLAVVTTPRDSHALCLLGLAQLAQYDNNPNSERSKEAISDAFLSLQASIELELKTQIGEPPEQLTKQKWWQEKVEVKTKEAAKQSITQPAGVKETCDIKLAKRGVQQSRGGSRCVAVAVTKAPAPAPTRGGKAVRNPAKTPAARGSSGAAAKPDRVKLSGHNTKPQLPLNKSKQDSFSDTLRKAEVAVTDKIHESSLMNRRSHAARLGLARAYSRSSNTQDQAKQLYQEVIAMAPEIHDAYIELAQLLEPSDPQAALDVYCKFPLKPVAEQNFEDAFITGEIVRMLMSEEQYDHPQLGPSLIAYGKVMGLSCIENYIHILDGKSKTKLLKTVYAGIHNRQEDDEDLQNFFKFKCWI, encoded by the exons ATGCTGAGTGCCCAGAGTGTGAGTCAGTGTGTACGTCGTGGTGAGGTGAGCAGGCAGCTGGAGTGGGTGCTGCTGGATGCTCACTTTGCCCTGCTGCAGAGGCTGACCCAGCAGAGTGAATGCCAGGCTAAGACTGGCATTGAGAGGCAGTCTCTGGTGGCAAAAAGATGCCAGGCCCTCACAGCTCTAATATGTCACACCTCTATCACTCCCTGTCAGGAACTTCTTGACATGCAGGAAAGG ACGTGCCACCTTGCAGTAGTAACCACACCGCGTGACAGCCATGCCCTTTGTCTCTTGggtctggcacagctggctcaGTACGACAATAACCCAAATTCAGAAAGGTCAAAGGAAGCTATAAGTGATGCCTTTCTCAGCCTCCAGGCCAGCATTGAGCTGGAACTCAAGACTCAGATTGGAGAGCCACCTGAACAGCTGACCA AACAAAAGTGGTGGCAGGAAAAGGTGGAGGTTAAAACTAAGGAAGCTGCCAAGCAGTCCATCACCCAACCAGCTGGTGTAAAGGAGACTTGTGACATCAAATTGGCAAAAAGAGGAGTGCAGCAGAGCAGGGGAGGTTCTAGGTGTGTAGCAGTAGCTGTAACCAAAGCACCAGCTCCAGCTCCCACCAGGGGAGGGAAGGCTGTCCGGAATCCAGCCAAAACCCCTGCAGCCAG GGGGAGTTCTGGAGCAGCTGCCAAGCCAGATAGGGTGAAACTTTCTGGTCATAACACTAAACCTCAGCTCCCGCTCAACAAGTCTAAACAGGACAGTTTCTCTGATACTTTGAGGAAAGCTGAGG TTGCTGTGACAGACAAAATCCATGAGTCCAGTCTGATGAACCGCAGATCTCATGCAGCAAGACTGGGTCTGGCTCGAGCTTACTCGCGATCTTCAAACACCCAGGACCAAGCAAAACAGCTATACCAAGAGGTCATCGCAATGGCACCAGAG ATCCATGATGCCTACATCGAGCTTGCGCAGCTGCTGGAGCCATCCGACCCTCAGGCTGCTTTGGATGTATACTGCAAATTCCCTTTGAAGCCTGTGGCTGAGCAAAACTTCGAGGATGCCTTCATCACAGGAGAGATTGTGCGCATGCTGATGTCTGAGGAGCAGTACGACCACCCACAGCTTGGCCCCAGCCTCATAGCTTATGGCAAAGTCATGGGCCTAA GTTGCATAGAGAATTACATTCACATTTTGGATGGAAAGTCTAAGACCAAGCTGCTAAAGACCGTCTACGCGGGGATCCACAACAGACAAGAGGATGATGAGGATCTGCAGAACTTCTTCAAGTTCAAGTGCTGGATATGA
- the pno1 gene encoding RNA-binding protein PNO1, with product MDTDKNPVPDSVVPIENKDDADSFTKVKSKKSQKRKREQDGASMDTEEPVASKRPQFPPISGDKLRGSDEMRKIPVPAHRYTPLKDNWLKIFTPIVENLQLQVRFNLKTRNVEIKTCKETQDITSLQRAADFVKAFVLGFQVEDALALIRLDELFLESFDVTDVKPLKGDHLSRAIGRIAGKGGKTKFTIENVTKTRIVLADTKVHVLGSFQNIKMARTAICNLILGSPPSKVYGNIRVVASRTAERF from the exons ATGGACACCGACAAAAACCCAGTCCCGGACTCTGTAGTACCCATTGAGAACAAAGATGACGCCGATTCTTTCACAAAGGTTAAGTCAAAAAAGTCTCAGAAGCGAAAACGTGAACAAGATGGAGCGAGCATGGACACAGAGGAGCCCGTGGCAAGCAAACGACCGCAATTTCCGCCCATTTCAGGAGACAAATTACGG ggatCAGATGAGATGCGCAAAATCCCAGTTCcagctcacagatacacaccgCTGAAAGATAACTGGCTGAAGATTTTCACTCCTATTGTAGAGAACCTACAACTTCAAGTTAGATTCAACCTCAAAACAAGGAATGTTGAAATCAAG ACATGTAAAGAAACACAGGACATCACCTCACTCCAAAGAGCAGCTGATTTTGTTAAAGCATTTGTTCTTGGATTTCAGGTTGAA GATGCTCTGGCTCTCATTAGATTAGATGAGCTCTTCCTTGAAAGCTTTGATGTCACAGACG TGAAACCTCTGAAGGGAGACCACTTATCCAGAGCTATTGGAAGAATAGCAGGGAAGGGAGGAAAAACCAAATTCACCATTGAAAATGTCACAAAGACTCGCATTGTGCTTGCAGACAC AAAAGTTCACGTATTAGGATCTTTCCAGAATATCAAGATGGCCCGGACAGCGATATGCAACTTGATCTTAG GAAGTCCACCTTCAAAGGTCTATGGCAACATCCGAGTGGTGGCTAGCAGGACTGCAGAGAGATTCTAA
- the LOC113034593 gene encoding calcineurin subunit B type 1 isoform X2, whose product MAREEKIHQTPYDKKAQVDNKGFDADEIKRLGKRFKKLDLDNSGSLSVEEFMSLPELQQNPLVQRVIDIFDTDGNGEVDFKEFIEGVSQFSVKGDKEQKLRFAFRIYDMDKDGYISNGELFQVLKMMVGNNLKDTQLQQIVDKTIINADKDGDGRISFEEFCAVVGGLDIHKKMVVDV is encoded by the exons ATGGCAAGGGAAGAAAAGATCCACCAGACCCCTTATGATAAAAAAGCACAAGTAGACAACAAAGGCT tCGATGCTGATGAGATTAAGAGGCTAGGGAAGAGGTTTAAGAAACTCGACCTAGATAACTCTGGCTCACTCAGCGTGGAGGAGTTCATGTCGCTGCCAGAGCTGCAACAGAACCCACTGGTGCAAAGGGTTATCGACATATTCGACACAGATGGGAATGGAGAAGTGGACTTTAAAG AGTTTATCGAGGGTGTTTCACAGTTCAGCGTTAAGGGGGACAAAGAGCAGAAGCTTCGAT TTGCTTTTAGGATCTATGACATGGACAAGGATGGCTACATCTCCAATGGCGAGCTCTTCCAGGTTCTGAAGATGATGGTAGGCAACAACCTGAAGGACACGCAGCTCCAGCAGATCGTGGACAAGACCATTATCAATGCAGACAAGGACGGAGACGGCAGGATATCCTTTGAAGAGTTCTGTGCA GTGGTTGGTGGCCTCGATATACACAAAAAGATGGTGGTGGATGTGTGA
- the LOC113034593 gene encoding calcineurin subunit B type 1 isoform X1, with the protein MGNEASYPLEMCSHFDADEIKRLGKRFKKLDLDNSGSLSVEEFMSLPELQQNPLVQRVIDIFDTDGNGEVDFKEFIEGVSQFSVKGDKEQKLRFAFRIYDMDKDGYISNGELFQVLKMMVGNNLKDTQLQQIVDKTIINADKDGDGRISFEEFCAVVGGLDIHKKMVVDV; encoded by the exons ATG gGAAATGAAGCCAGTTACCCCCTGGAGATGTGCTCACACT tCGATGCTGATGAGATTAAGAGGCTAGGGAAGAGGTTTAAGAAACTCGACCTAGATAACTCTGGCTCACTCAGCGTGGAGGAGTTCATGTCGCTGCCAGAGCTGCAACAGAACCCACTGGTGCAAAGGGTTATCGACATATTCGACACAGATGGGAATGGAGAAGTGGACTTTAAAG AGTTTATCGAGGGTGTTTCACAGTTCAGCGTTAAGGGGGACAAAGAGCAGAAGCTTCGAT TTGCTTTTAGGATCTATGACATGGACAAGGATGGCTACATCTCCAATGGCGAGCTCTTCCAGGTTCTGAAGATGATGGTAGGCAACAACCTGAAGGACACGCAGCTCCAGCAGATCGTGGACAAGACCATTATCAATGCAGACAAGGACGGAGACGGCAGGATATCCTTTGAAGAGTTCTGTGCA GTGGTTGGTGGCCTCGATATACACAAAAAGATGGTGGTGGATGTGTGA